A single window of Salvia splendens isolate huo1 chromosome 8, SspV2, whole genome shotgun sequence DNA harbors:
- the LOC121744150 gene encoding pectinesterase inhibitor 6-like, protein MMAQVKFASPIFLFLVVMSWFSPTLGNDYVEDACSVTRYPGLCVDVLASFSSTAKDSPSKWARAGVSVTIGEVKIVAKYLVALKNKRYKNILSDCVECFQDTLDNLHRSLGVLRNLSTSEFSNQVGDVMTWLSAALTDEDTCLDGFEKQNKGKRVVNLINRVNNATYMTSNALALVNKLATTGPGCLVND, encoded by the coding sequence ATGATGGCACAAGTGAAGTTTGCTTCCCCAATATTCTTGTTTCTAGTGGTGATGTCATGGTTCTCCCCGACATTAGGCAACGATTACGTCGAAGACGCATGCAGTGTGACGCGGTATCCCGGTCTTTGTGTCGACGTGCTAGCTTCATTTTCTAGCACGGCCAAAGACAGCCCGAGCAAATGGGCTCGGGCTGGGGTGTCAGTGACAATAGGAGAAGTCAAGATAGTTGCTAAGTACCTGGTCGCGTTGAAAAATAAAAGGTACAAGAACATCTTGTCTGACTGTGTCGAGTGTTTTCAAGATACGCTCGACAATCTTCACAGGTCTTTGGGAGTGCTTAGAAATCTTAGTACTTCCGAGTTTAGCAACCAAGTCGGGGATGTGATGACTTGGCTCAGCGCGGCTCTCACCGACGAGGACACGTGTCTCGATGGCTTTGAGAAACAAAACAAGGGAAAACGTGTCGTAAATCTCATAAATCGTGTGAATAATGCTACTTACATGACTAGCAACGCGCTAGCGCTTGTTAACAAACTCGCTACGACTGGCCCGGGATGCTTAGTAAATGACTAG
- the LOC121743537 gene encoding peter Pan-like protein: protein MARFRKNKRIPFVRPIGKKLPSSVDHVTGDKIPKSFVFSRGKLPGVLRQLQTDLRKLMLPYTALKLKEKKRNNIKDFLNVAGPMGVTHFLILSKTDSSPYLRVGRTPQGPTLTFKIHGYSLAADVIKAQLRPRCHKDLFQNPPLIVLSGFGTGEQHLKLTTIMFQNIFPAIDINTVKLASCQRIVLLSYNKDTKLIDFRHYSIRLQPVGVSRRVRKFVQNRQAPNLSGLQDVSEFLTRPGYGSESEVDDEAATVSLPTDLGRLNRASNKSAVKLQEIGPRMTLQLVRIEEGLCSGGIIFSEFGDKISSKAEKTENAGEQSEDDEEDNEQDDEEGEDQDDDDEEQDDED, encoded by the exons ATGGCTCGATTTCGTAAA AATAAGAGGATTCCCTTTGTCAGACCGATTGGCAAGAAGTTACCTTCTTCTGTAGACCATGTAACCGGAGATAAAATTCCCAAGAGTTTCGTGTTTTCTCGCGGCAAGTTGCCTGGCGTTCTTAGACAATTGCAGAcggatttgagaaaattgaTGCTTCCTTACACTGCTTTGAAGCTCAAG gAGAAAAAGCGTAACAATATCAAGGACTTCTTGAATGTTGCTGGGCCGATGGGTGTTACGCATTTCCTCATTTTGTCAAAAACTGATAGCTCTCCCTACCTGAGGGTAGGTCGGACGCCACAGGGTCCGACTCTTACCTTCAAGATTCATGGATATTCACTGGCTGCTGATGTTATCAAGGCTCAACTGCGCCCGAGATGTCATAAAGATCTTTTCCAAAATCCACCATTG ATTGTGCTATCTGGTTTTGGGACGGGAGAGCAGCATCTAAAGCTTACTACCATAATGTTTCAGAACATATTTCCTGCTATTGATATAAACACT GTCAAACTTGCGTCTTGCCAACGGATTGTGCTGCTCAGTTACAACAAAGACACAAAGCTTATTGATTTCCGGCACTACTCAATCAGATTACAGCCTGTTGGAGTGTCTCGAAGAGTAAGAAAGTTTGTGCAAAACCGGCAGGCGCCTAATTTGAGTGGGCTTCAGGATGTGAGTGAATTCCTAACAAG GCCTGGTTATGGGTCAGAAAGCGAAGTGGATGATGAAGCAGCAACGGTAAGTCTGCCAACTGATCTTGGTAGATTGAACCGGGCATCAAACAAGAGTGCTGTCAAGCTTCAAGAGATTGGGCCTAGGATGACGCTTCAGCTCGTTAGAATTGAGGAAGGATTATGTTCTGGTGGAATAATATTCAGTGAATTTG GAGACAAGATATCGAGCAAGGCCGAGAAAACTGAAAATGCAGGTGAGCAATCTGAggatgatgaagaagacaaCGAACAAGATGATGAAGAAGGCGAAGATCAAGACGACGACGACGAAGAACAAGACGATGAAGACTAG
- the LOC121743538 gene encoding mitochondrial zinc maintenance protein 1, mitochondrial-like yields the protein MGSEALTAYRALLRATRKTFAGDTLMLRQSAVEVRKKFEENRHVTSAADLSRLMEEAREASHFISTMLVQAKLNERGGYEVKADKEHAGATLEIPSEEILKNA from the exons ATGGGGAGCGAAGCATTGACGGCGTACAGAGCGCTGCTGAGAGCCACTCGGAAGACCTTCGCCGGCGACACCCTGATGCTCAGGCAGTCCGCCGTTGAGGTGCGGAAAAAGTTCGAGGAGAATCGCCACGTGACCTCCGCTGCCGACCTCAGCCGTCTCATGGAGGAGGCACGTGAGGCCTCACACTTCATATCCACCATGCTCGTCCAAGCCAAGCTCAACGAGCGCGGCGGCTACG AAGTAAAAGCTGATAAAGAGCATGCTGGAGCTACTCTTGAAATCCCCTCTGAAGAAATTTTGAAGAATGCTTAG
- the LOC121743256 gene encoding uncharacterized protein LOC121743256 — MSRGGALESIHAIESCAFHLLSWRPFAQTLDSDSSSKPRYGPCTKRPCRSDRATSSFSIGAILDMSKLTLFDDDRALSFSAARKRWFSGKRRRRRGSISGRSSDRRAGCSVAASAANGTCSDFPMLATDSSGELFGDPNWASDVSDRNSRREREASGLGGGERDNLGGGCGQFGNCDSQGNESGYGSEPGYRGDAELGDGDEEDDDSRVLFWGDEFGADSASPLERVGENSLQKAHHRGRRKKHDVRMA; from the exons ATGTCACGCGGCGGAGCGTTAGAATCAATCCACGCCATTGAATCATGCGCCTTCCACCTCCTCAGCTGGCGCCCCTTCGCCCAAACCCTCGATTCCGACTCCTCCTCCAAGCCCCGCTACGGCCCCTGTACCAAGCGCCCTTGCCGTTCCGACCGCGCcacctcctccttctccatcggCGCCATCCTCGACATGTCCAAGCTCACCCTCTTCGACGACGACAGGGCGCTCTCCTTCTCCGCCGCGCGAAAGCGCTGGTTCTCCGGTAAGCGCCGCCGACGTCGCGGCTCCATCTCCGGCCGGAGCTCTGATCGCAGGGCGGGCTGCTCCGTTGCCGCCTCCGCCGCGAACGGTACGTGCTCCGATTTCCCTATGCTGGCCACGGACTCCAGCGGTGAGCTGTTTGGGGATCCGAATTGGGCGTCGGATGTGAGTGATCGGAATTCGAGGAGAGAGAGGGAAGCGAGTGGGCTGGGGGGTGGAGAGAGGGACAATTTGGGCGGGGGGTGTGGGCAGTTCGGCAATTGCGATAGCCAAGGGAATGAATCTGGGTATGGGAGTGAGCCGGGCTACCGCGGCGATGCTGAACTCGGTGATGGCGATGAGGAAGATGATGATTCTAGGGTTTTGTTTTGGGGCGATGAATTTGGAG CTGATAGTGCTTCCCCGCTGGAAAGAGTGGGCGAGAACTCACTGCAGAAAGCTCATCACAGAGGCCGTCGCAAGAAACATGATGTGCGAATGGCCTAA
- the LOC121744398 gene encoding NADH dehydrogenase [ubiquinone] iron-sulfur protein 5-B-like, which translates to MASGWGITGNKGRCYDFWVDFSECMSTCREPKDCGLLREDYFECLHHSKEFQRRNRVYKEEQRQLRAAADKAMGGGGGGDGGHH; encoded by the exons ATGGCATCTGGATGGGGAATCACCGGCAACAAGGGCCGATGCTACGATTTCTGGGTCGATTTCAGCGAATGTATGTCAACTTGCCGAGAGCCCAAGGACTGCGGCCTCCTCCGCGAAGATTATTTCGAGTGTCTCCACCACTCTAAAGAG TTCCAACGGAGGAACCGAGTTTACAAGGAGGAGCAGCGTCAGCTGAGAGCAGCTGCAGATAAGGCCAtgggaggaggcggaggcggagatGGTGGCCATCATTGA
- the LOC121744397 gene encoding serine/arginine-rich-splicing factor SR34-like has product MSRSSRTLYVGNLPGDVREREVEDIFYKYGPIVHIDLKIPPRPPGYAFVEFEESRDAEDAIRGRDGYDFDGHRLRVELAHGGRGNSSSTDRRTESRGPRGGVSRRSDYRVLVTSLPHSASWQDLKDHMRRAGDVCFSQVFHEGSGKTGIVDYTNSDDMKYAIKKLDGSEFRNAFSRARVHVKEYDSSRSRSRSRSRSPPYSKGRSNGRSKSKSPSVSRSRSRSKSPKGKSSRRSRSRSRSVSRSRSGSKAHSLSRSPSRSRSPKPAKHTSASPKKRGLSRSLSRSKSPSQSRSRSHSR; this is encoded by the exons ATGAGTCGATCTAGCAGAACTCTCTATGTTGGCAATCTCCCCGGGGACGTTCGTGAGCGTGAAGTGGAGGATATTTTTTACAAG TATGGACCAATTGTGCATATTGATCTTAAAATCCCCCCAAGGCCTCCCGGCTATGCTTTTGTTGAG TTTGAAGAGTCTCGGGATGCTGAAGATGCCATACGAGGGCGTGATGGCTATGATTTCGATGGGCATCGCTTAAGG GTTGAGCTAGCACATGGCGGGCGCGGAAACTCATCATCGACTGATCGTCGTACTGAAAGTCGTGGTCCCCGTGGAGGAGTTTCTCGGCGCTCAGACTACAGAG TTTTAGTCACCAGCTTGCCTCATTCTGCTTCATGGCAAGATCTTAAG gATCATATGCGTCGAGCTGGAGATGTCTGCTTCTCACAAGTTTTCCACGAGGGTAGTG GAAAGACGGGGATAGTAGACTACACAAATTCTGATGACATGAAATATGCT ATCAAGAAGCTCGATGGTTCTGAGTTTCGGAATGCCTTCTCACGGGCTAGAGTACAT gTCAAGGAATATGATTCCAGCCGCAGCCGCAGTCGCAGTCGTAGTCGCAGCCCGCCTTACTCAAAAGGCAGGAGCAATGGTCGAAGCAAGAGCAAAAGTCCAAGTGTTAGCCGAAGCAGGAGCAGAAG CAAGTCGCCTAAAGGGAAATCATCACGCCGCTCAAGGTCTCGGTCAAGATCTGTATCTCGCTCTCGTTCTGGATCAAAAGCGCACTCTTTGTCAAG ATCTCCTTCAAGATCCAGATCCCCGAAACCAGCT AAACATACGAGTGCGAGTCCAAAAAAACGTGGTTTAAGCAGAAGCCTTAGCCGTAGCAAGAGCCCAAGCCAGAGCCGAAGCAGGAGCCATTCCAG GTGA
- the LOC121743224 gene encoding phytochrome A-associated F-box protein-like, with amino-acid sequence MCESAFSSLSDDVILNIFYKLADDPRVWARIACVSTKFSALIRTVCCRTKCAQSIPAVVSDLHPEAAPPSSWSSLYKLSVCCPGLLHSGVLLENSDFGLEREIGPNQVYQEHRLSLAAGIAGEEVASSSSRDRQPVISVPDGVWSLYDDLLYDTLYSDSAALAAEATPDITDIQPELAETEDRNPDASPCKKRKISRSHRSHLASGIWNLSREQGNKLLASRFKGDSLYICDWPGCVHVEEKRNYMLFRGIFKNFKQSRVWRTINDGCRSRIDLNCAFCASKQTWDLHSSFCLRRYFGFHDDGEPVVRAYVCENGHVSGAWTDWPLYT; translated from the coding sequence ATGTGTGAAAGCGCTTTCTCGAGCCTCTCCGACGACGTCATCCTCAACATATTCTACAAGCTCGCAGACGATCCTAGGGTTTGGGCTCGGATCGCCTGCGTCTCCACCAAATTCTCCGCCCTAATCCGGACCGTCTGCTGCAGAACCAAATGCGCGCAATCGATCCCCGCCGTCGTCTCCGATCTCCACCCGGAGGCGGCGCCGCCGAGCTCCTGGTCCTCTCTCTACAAGCTCTCCGTCTGCTGCCCCGGCCTCCTCCACTCCGGCGTCCTCCTCGAGAACTCCGATTTCGGCCTCGAGCGCGAGATCGGCCCCAATCAGGTTTATCAGGAGCACCGATTGTCACTAGCGGCGGGAATCGCCGGAGAAGAAGTTGCTTCTTCCAGCAGCCGTGATCGGCAACCGGTGATTTCCGTTCCTGATGGCGTGTGGTCGCTTTACGATGATTTGCTGTATGATACTCTGTACAGCGACTCCGCTGCGCTGGCGGCTGAGGCGACGCCGGATATTACCGATATCCAGCCTGAGTTGGCGGAGACGGAGGATCGGAATCCCGATGCTTCTCCTTGTAAGAAGAGGAAGATTTCTAGGTCACACAGGTCGCATTTGGCGTCGGGGATTTGGAATCTGAGCCGTGAGCAGGGGAATAAGCTGCTCGCCAGCAGATTCAAGGGGGATAGTTTGTACATTTGCGATTGGCCGGGGTGTGTTCATGTTGAGGAGAAGAGGAATTACATGTTATTTAGGGGAATTTTTAAGAATTTCAAGCAGTCGAGGGTTTGGAGAACGATCAACGATGGGTGTAGGAGCAGGATTGATTTAAATTGTGCGTTTTGCGCGTCGAAACAGACATGGGATTTGCATTCATCGTTTTGTTTGAGGAGATATTTTGGCTTCCATGACGACGGGGAGCCAGTCGTTCGAGCTTATGTTTGCGAAAACGGGCATGTTTCCGGAGCATGGACTGATTGGCCTTTGTACACTTGA
- the LOC121743225 gene encoding universal stress protein PHOS34-like has protein sequence MDKSVMVVGIDDSDHSLYALDWTLKHFFSPEPENSPFTLVIVHAKPSATTAVGLTGPGAAEVLPYVERDLKIIASRVMEKSKELCAAKSVKDVILEAIEGDPRNALCDAVDKHNASLLVVGSHGYGAIKRAVLGSVSDYCAHHAHCSVMIVKKPRKMHTK, from the exons ATGGATAAATCCGTGATGGTGGTTGGAATTGACGACAGCGATCATAGCCTTTACGCTTTGGATTGGACTTTGAAGCACTTCTTCTCGCCGGAGCCGGAAAATTCACCTTTCACACTTGTTATTGTGCACGCCAAGCCTTCCGCCACGACCGCCGTCGGACTCACCGGACCTG GTGCTGCTGAGGTGCTACCTTACGTTGAGAGGGATTTGAAGATCATTGCGTCAAGAGTTATGGAAAAGTCCAAAGAACTTTGTGCAGCTAAATCG GTTAAGGATGTGATATTGGAGGCTATTGAAGGTGATCCTAGGAATGCTCTGTGCGACGCAGTAGACAAGCATAATGCCTCTTTGCTCGTTGTTGGCAGCCATGGTTATGGAGCTATCAAGAG GGCTGTTTTAGGCAGTGTGAGCGACTATTGTGCGCATCATGCTCACTGCTCGGTGATGATAGTGAAAAAGCCGAGGAAGATGCACACTAAGTAA